The Hordeum vulgare subsp. vulgare chromosome 4H, MorexV3_pseudomolecules_assembly, whole genome shotgun sequence genomic interval GTTAGTCATGTGATTTCattttacggaacgagtaaagagacttgctagtatcgagattgaacaaggtatagagataccgatgatcgaatctcgggcaagtaacgtaccgaaggacaaagggaataatatacgtgattaactgaatccttgacatagaggttcaaccgataaggatcttcgtagaatatgtaggagccaatatggatatccatgtCTCGTGTTATTGACCGGAGCGTGCCTcaggccatgtctacatagttctcgaacccgcacggtctgcacaattaaggttcggtgacgtttcggtagagTTGAATTAAGTATGTTGgcgactgaatgttgttcggagtcccggatgagatctcagacatcacgaggagtttcagaatggtccgcagacgaagattgatatataggaaagtggtatttggattctggaaagattttgggcattacccgtAAAGTATCGGGAATGGCGAATGAGTTCCGGGGTTCATCGGGAGTGTCACCCACCCGGAGGAGAACCACAtaggcctagaggtggcgcatcagcccctagtgggattGGCAGCCAGCCCCATGGGCCTATGGTCCAAATAGGAGTGaagggggaggactcctcctcttcttgggcacggccggccaaccctaggggaGATCCTAGGGCGCCACCTTCCCcatcccccctatatatagcggaggggagagagggcagcAACACCTCAATCTAAAGCGCagccacctctccctccctctagttcatTCCACCTTTAGTTTGGTTCGACAGTGCATGGCGAACCGTGCCGGATCAACtccgccaccattgccaccatgccGTTAGGTTGTCGGAGAACTCAACTACCTCTCCgctccttcttgctggatcaagaaggcagagatcatcatcgagctgtacgtgtgctgaacgcggaggtgtcgtccgttctgcactagatcgagacggatcgtgatggcatcgcgggacggatcatgacgaaattgcgggacggatcgtgattggatcacgaagacgttcgactacattaaccacgttatatacgtttccacttagcgatctacaagggtatgtagatgcacttccccctctcatagatgttaatctccatagattgatcttagtgagcgtaggaaattttttgcttcccatgcgacgttccccaacatgtcacACCACCTccgatacaacaacaacaagctaaATATGACACCTCCGCCAGCGCCACCGTGCATCACCTGCCGGTAGGAAGCATGACCTGACGTCTCCGTATAAGACGTCGTGCATAGCATCCAAGAGTGCCTTCACCTGCTGGTGACAAGCACTGCCCGACAACTTTGACACAGGCACATGTGTTACCTGCGGAGCCGAATCAAACCCGATATGATGGTGGAGGGTATGTCTCATACCGCCACCAACCTCAGAAAGACCATCACCACCTCGAGATCCAGACTCCGAGTCACCCACACGACCCCGACGTCTGCCGCCATTGATGAAGAGGGGCCGCCGAACAAATAGCCAACTCGTGTGGTACCATCACACGACGCCACTGCGAGCAAGAATGCGGCCAGAGCGCCACCATCGGATGGGCTGTAGGCTATTGTGCTGCCATGCAACAATAAGAATCTACAACCATCGCCTCCCCGCCGCAAGTTGGTGCAGATCCCGTTCCAAAGGCCCGCCGACCCGAAGAAAACAAGGCCGCCACGACCTCGGAACTGCCACCCCGGTCCCTTCAACCGGAGCATACTCTAGAAATGATGCCCTCAAGAGGGGACTCGGACGCAGAAGCATCGCCATCGCTCGATCTCAAAGAGATCAGGGGTTTCCCCCGGAGTTGTCGCGACCACTAGATCGGGCCTTGCCTATCCAGATCGCCGCCGGACAAGATCAACGCAAAGGACACACGACCACCggaggccgccgccgccatcaTAGCTGATCATGCAACCGGATTGGCCggaggccgccgccgccatcaTAGCTGATCATGCAGCTGGATTGGCCACCATCCGCGTGCGTGTGCCCGTGCGCGATCACCACGCCTCCTCCATGGATAGGGGCAGATCCCATCCGTGAAGAAAAAGGTTGCGATGAAGCACATGGGCGCACAGCCGCGACCACTGCCCCTCCCACCACCACCGGGCCTAGCGACGCGGGCAGAGGAGCGTTGCGTCGTCCACCCGTCGCTCGAGCCTCCCACCCGAGGAGAGCCACACTAGGGCACCAGGGACCCCGCCGGCGCCGGATCTGCACGGGGTTAGCCCGGCCAAGTCCACAGAACAGCGACGAGGGGAAGGAAGGGTGCGAGGGGGACCTAGTTGGAGTAGATCTCACCGCCGCCCGAGTCGCCCTGGGAGGTGGGTGACGCGGGGGCCTCCCTCGGTGCTGATGGTTTGAGTGAAATCTTTGGATTTAGTTATTACTTTAGAAATTCACATTTTCCTTATTTTCATCGATAAAAGCAAGATGTTACAACGATGCCTTCAACTAGGTAACAACGTAAATACGCTATCGCCGTCCGTCATGGGGAAATCAGTGTGGTTTTCATCATCGACCGCACCTTCCCGAACCCCACATCCGGAAAGATCTCCACCAGCCGCAAGGCCACCGCGGCCACCATCATCCAAAGTCGTCGCCCTAGCTTCCGATCCAGCACCTGTTAGCGTGTGCGTATGGTGTATCCCATAGGTTATAACATTGCCATGTAATACTCATAGATTATAGGATCTAACAAATGCCCCAAGCCTACGTGCCTACGATTGAGGGCGTGCATTGTATGTAGTCGGGTTCTTCTCAACAATATCAATACATGAGACAACTCTTCAACTTGGTATGAGATATCCAAGCTCTTGGCCATGGCTGACGACCACGGCTCTTCCTCCTCAATGAGCTCTCTCTTCTCCGTGAATTGGGCCGGCTGCCCGAACACGCCCAAGTCTACCTTAggcttttgttttttttttgagcaAAATTGGTCTAATGGTCCTCTAGCCTATCGTGTCCGGCTCAAGCGCGGAAGTTGAATATCAAGGTGTTGCTAATTGTGTTGCCGTATCATGTTGAGTTCACCAATTGTTACATAAGCTACGACGGCCACCCACTAGAGCAACCATTGTGTACTGCAACAATGTTTTTACCACTTACCTCGCCTTCAACCCGGTCCAACATCAACGTACGAAGCATATTGAGATTGATCTTCATTTTGTACGGGATCATGTGGCACTTGGTGAAGCTCGTATTCTTCGCGTTCCATCCAACTCATAATTTGCGGATTTGTTCATCAAAGGTTTACCCTCTCATGTATTTTGTGAGTTTCATATGAGCTTGAACATCCTTTCAAACGGAGTTTCTGCTAAGGTGGGTGTTAGTGTGTACATATGTTGTATTCCGCACGTCGTAAAGTTGCCATGTAATGCTAGATTATAGGAGTACGATCTAACAGATGGTCAGATGCCCCAGGCCTGCGTGCCTACGAGACAGTTTTTCACTTTTTCAACTCCCCAGAGTGTTGCCAGCAGTGATCCCGTGATCCGTAGACCCTTACTTAAATTACTGATGTAAAAGACTGTTGCCAGCAGTGCAGTCGTGTAGCAGCTAGTGTGCGTAGTACAACCGAGatcgatccatgtatgaaacgaCAAAGACCGACAATCATAGTACAGCTAGTACTGTCATATAATTAATCATCAAATAAGCTACGACTACTATACTCCAGTGATTAAGTAGCACTTCAAATTAAGGAGGGACTGCCAGTACAGATTTGCTATAGCTGGCATACAAGTACTACAAATCAAGCATAACAACTAGCCGGATGGAGCGCCCGTGCCTGGCCTCAAAGGTACTTTACTAACTTGTGGCACAAAATGAAATTTCAGTGGCACccattcttcttcattgtcaggAAGTCAACCAACGTGATACTCGGTGGAGCGTCCGTGCTCGATCTCGTCctgatcgtcgtcgtcttccacaGCCTGTCCCCGCCGTGCTCTCTCACGGTGCTGCTCGTCGTCTCAGATGCCACATTGTAGAACTACAGGCGTACAAATTAACTTCTCATTTTAGATTGATTGATGATAGTACAGATATGCCAGCCTTCAAAATCGGTCGACGCTACGTACATTGTAGCTTCGTATGCAAATTATGACGTGGCGATTAAGCAAAGTACCCTTCATAATGGACAGGTTAAGTCTTGATTTTACACGGCTTTCGTCAGATGTTTTTAGTTACCTCGCACACGCCGTGTAGGAGCAGCCTCTGGAACGGGTCCTGGACGTCCAGCGCAAGCAAGCCCGTGTCGTCCCTCGTGTCTTGGATGAAGGCCCTCACTCGTTCCTGCAAAAATTGAACCAGAGACACTTCAATGCTAACTTCTAAACAACCATGGAATCAACGCTGACATAGAAATAATATGCACATGGCTTCCAGTTGTTTCATATATATAGACATGGGCACATGGCTTCCAGTTATTCCATATATATAGACATGGGCACATGGCTTCCACTTGGAGGTAACTAATGTAATTATTCCAGTTTGGTAACTACTGCAATTACTTTGGGTAACATTGCTGAAAGATTTCAGAGTTTCCAAAGGACACTAACTTATGTGTTGTATCGTCCCAAGCGTGTTCACGCACAGAGCTGAAAGTGCATTGTATATACTTGGTTCAGAAAAGGAAACAGAAGAAGCTACACATACTTCGTATATCCGAAGCAGGTCAGGTAGGAAGTTCCTCTTGATAACTTCTCTTGTCTGGCGATCAATACGGTGCCAAGCGTTCATCGCATTCGCCTCGTCTTCGTCCAAACGACTGTTCTTCCGATCCGTGCATGATTGTCTCACGTGAAATTGTAACAAGTTTGCCTAGACACCATAAATTTTGCAAGTAATCAATAAcccacatcttagtagtagagtAGAGTATAATCTATCTCTGCGCGCATGCATTTGTGCCTGGTATATACTGTATTCTAGTATATGGTGGCATACCTGAACATCCATGTCGATGGTCCTGAAGACATCCCATGCAGCAGCAGAACCTGTCATGCAGAATGCAGACAGGGGCAGCTCCTCACCTACATAACATGCGCGCATGCACACGGTCGATCAGAATATACACTACATACTTCTACAAGCGAGCTGTGAGGTCGGCTAGTTTCACAGTGTTGGCCCAGATCCCTCCGACTCGTCGAGTACCTTCCGACCAGACGGATGTCACTGACCGAAGCTGACTTCCACACACGCAACTAGCCGATGCTTTTGACCAGAACGTCGTACGTCTCCGAAGCTAGCTAgaccaagcaagcaagcacatagGTTGATGGATTTCCACGTACACTACCGCATGCACATGCTTATCAATCCTGCCAGCGTATTGCTCGATCGATGCCACAACTCGCCGAGAGACCCACACACGCGAGACGCCGAGTTGGATGGCTACAGGACCGTATTGGCCCTGCTATGGCTTTGTATTGATCTTCTTGGTACAAAGACTACACAGGGGTATACGTATATATATTGCTAAGCTAGGCCTACTGCAAACCGACTCAGTTTGCAATACTACTACTAATcctactcggtttgcaatactaaccaaattaggacacacgtgtacgtttagactacaactaggttaattactacattcacctccttaaccttgttgatatgtcttcattgcttgcactccgactttcttcctcatctcgatgaacttctgtcgaccgagggacttggtgaaaatatcggcaagcttGTCCTTCGTATTCACGTGCAGAACTTCTATCATCCCTTCCTCAACGCACTCCCGGATAtgatggaaccgggtatctatgtgcttgctcctttcgtgatgaaccggatttttgcacaatgagattgcagcttggttgtcaatctttaatgacaccttctgcacctcccgctttgcaagaatagctaggagtcttctcagccaaactgcttgacaagccgccgtgcttgccgctatgtattctgcctcgcatgaagacagtgccaccaccttttgcttctgagaattccagctaatcggactcgggccaaggtagaaaaccatgcccgttgtgctctttcggtcatcaacatcacctgccatgtcactatctgaatatccaccaaggatcaatccttcctttccctttctgtacgtgcagccaagattaattatgcctttcacatagcgtagaatttgattgaccgcgctcatgtgttcggttgtcggtttctccatgaaacgactcacgatcccgactgaataag includes:
- the LOC123446251 gene encoding uncharacterized protein LOC123446251, which translates into the protein MVAAGLLWRERDQFSSSPFIGQTTIETKIQALEDDIGTTKVSNRRSCRWLNDRLLLELVPRLGADEIKGLFAPPPWGEELPLSAFCMTGSAAAWDVFRTIDMDVQANLLQFHVRQSCTDRKNSRLDEDEANAMNAWHRIDRQTREVIKRNFLPDLLRIYEERVRAFIQDTRDDTGLLALDVQDPFQRLLLHGVCEFYNVASETTSSTVREHGGDRLWKTTTIRTRSSTDAPPSITLVDFLTMKKNGCH